Proteins from one Salmonella bongori NCTC 12419 genomic window:
- the acpS gene encoding holo-ACP synthase — protein sequence MAILGLGTDIVEIARIEAVISRSGERLARRVLSDNEWAIWETHQQPVRFLAKRFAVKEAAAKAFGTGIRNGLAFNQFEVFNDELGKPRLRLWGEALTLAEKLGVAHMHVTLADERHYACATVILES from the coding sequence ATGGCGATTCTCGGTTTGGGGACGGATATTGTAGAGATTGCCCGAATTGAGGCGGTGATTTCCCGTTCCGGGGAACGTCTGGCAAGGCGCGTGCTCAGCGATAACGAGTGGGCTATCTGGGAGACGCATCAGCAACCGGTACGTTTTCTCGCCAAGCGTTTTGCGGTGAAAGAAGCAGCAGCGAAAGCTTTTGGCACCGGTATCCGTAATGGTCTGGCGTTTAATCAGTTCGAAGTATTTAACGATGAGCTGGGAAAACCACGTTTACGGTTGTGGGGAGAGGCACTAACACTGGCGGAAAAATTAGGTGTGGCGCATATGCATGTCACCCTGGCTGATGAACGGCACTATGCCTGTGCCACGGTTATTCTGGAAAGT